AAAGGCATGCAGTTACACCTTCGAGGCGCTATAGCTTTTCGCCCTCACGGGCAAAAGGCTCGCTATCCCTCGCATAGTGCTTCTACAGCTTGTAGGTATATGGTTTCAGGTACTATTTCACTCCCCTCCAGGGGTTCTTTTCACCTTTCCCTCACGGTACTTGTCCACTATCGGTCGAAGGTTCGTATTTAGCCTTGGGAGGTGGTCCTCCCAGATTCCAACAGGATTTCACGTGTCCCGCCGTACTTAGGAACCTAAACGCAGGGAGTTCACTCTTTTTCGCTTACAGGACTATCACCTTCTCTGGTTAGCCTTTCCAGCACTCTTCAGCTAAAGAGCAAATTTTTGACTCCCCGGACGATACAACATACCTCTGTCCTCTTTAGGTCCTCCAACCCCGCCTATGCAACGCGGTATGGGCTTTAACACATAGACGGTTTAGGCTCTTTCCTTTTCGCTCGCCACTACTCAGGAAATCGAGGTTTCTTTCTTTTCCACAGGGTACTAAGATGTTTCAATTCTCCTGGTTGCCTCTCAAGCCCTATTTTATTCAAGCTTGAGTATCATGCTTTTTAAACATGACGGGTTTCCCCATTCGGACATCCCCGTATCAACGCTTGTTTGCAGCTACACGAGGCTTATCGCAGCTTACCACGTCCTTCTTCGTCGACCTTCGCCAAGGCATCCACCATACACCCTTTCTTACTTGACCATACTACTATAACTTACTTCTTTTTTAAGGTGCATTCGAAAAATTCCACTTTCTTATTCAGTTTTCAAAGATCAAATCCTATTCTTTTTTCCAAAGGATAGGTACATAGATCTTAATCTTAAGATCCACCTATCTATCCTCTGTCCCCCCCTGCCTGCAAAACAATCCTCTTCTCCTCCGCAATGAATTCGTTCAATCATCCCTCCGCACTAAAAATTGGTGATGTCCTCCTATAGCTAACTGGATTCCTGCTTTGGTAGGAATGACAAGGCAGGTATATGGGTCATTGTCGCCTTAGCCACAATCCAGAAGACCTGCAGCAATAGAAAGACAATTCAGGATAATGTGAAGCTATCTTAGGACACTACCTAAAAATTACTTCCTATACTTCCTAAGGCCTTATTTTAAAACTATCATCTTTTTGGTAAAGACTTTATCACCCGCTCTTAATTGATATAGATAAAATCCCGAAGCTACCTTTTCTCCTCCCTCATTATACCCATCCCAATAAACAACCTTATCTTTGGTCTTGTATGAACCTGCCTCTTTATAGTCTAAGTCTAAAGTTCTAATTAGTTGACCACTAAGGTTATAAATTTTAATCTGGACCTTAGCCCCAACGGCAAGCTCATAAGGTATCCCTGTCTCTATATTAAAGGGATTGGGGTAGTTTTGAAAAACTTTAGTCTCTTCTATTACTTTCGAAGGCAACGTCTTCAAAGTTGAAATAACAGTTACCTCAATTTCCTTTCTCCATCCATTTCCCTTATCATCCTTAACAACAAGTTCTATCTTTCCACTAGAACCA
This genomic interval from bacterium contains the following:
- a CDS encoding T9SS type A sorting domain-containing protein, translated to MRSRLFLIISFLLGIVSSGFCWELEPGSSIDLELAINNKSLTSSLRNVRVEVVNKPEWLVFASSLSLLGDIETQETKIAIFSFEVSNEPGSSGKIELVVKDDKGNGWRKEIEVTVISTLKTLPSKVIEETKVFQNYPNPFNIETGIPYELAVGAKVQIKIYNLSGQLIRTLDLDYKEAGSYKTKDKVVYWDGYNEGGEKVASGFYLYQLRAGDKVFTKKMIVLK